In Nocardioides dokdonensis FR1436, the following are encoded in one genomic region:
- a CDS encoding threonine aldolase family protein: protein MIDLRSDTVTKPTESMRAAMARAEVGDDVYGEDPTVLDLEEHVAGLLGHEAALFMPTGSMANVLAVRALVEPGQEVLCEASAHIARAELGAHAAISGLTMRTWIHPRGQLDLGAVASLVAPDMGPFFVRTAAVSVENTHNFAGGTVLPMSDLRDLRELADGAGIAVHMDGARLWNAHVATGTPLAEYGAVADTMAVCLSKGLGAPVGSLMVGSADAMVEARVRRKRMGGGMRQVGILAAAGRHALDHHLDRLADDHEHARLLAEACGVDPAGVDTNIVVVPHDDAPDFVARAADAGVRVATVGPRTVRLVTHLGVTRADAEKAAAVLAGL from the coding sequence ATGATCGACCTCCGCAGCGACACCGTCACGAAGCCGACCGAGTCGATGCGGGCCGCCATGGCCCGCGCCGAGGTGGGCGACGACGTGTACGGCGAGGACCCGACCGTCCTCGACCTCGAGGAGCACGTCGCGGGGCTGCTCGGCCACGAGGCGGCGCTGTTCATGCCCACCGGGTCGATGGCCAACGTGCTGGCCGTGCGCGCCCTGGTGGAGCCCGGCCAGGAGGTGCTGTGCGAGGCCTCCGCGCACATCGCGCGGGCCGAGCTCGGCGCCCACGCCGCGATCTCCGGGCTGACCATGCGCACCTGGATCCACCCGCGCGGGCAGCTCGACCTCGGCGCCGTGGCCTCGCTGGTCGCCCCGGACATGGGCCCGTTCTTCGTGCGCACCGCGGCGGTCTCGGTCGAGAACACCCACAACTTCGCGGGCGGCACGGTGCTGCCGATGAGCGACCTGCGCGACCTGCGCGAGCTCGCTGACGGCGCCGGCATCGCCGTGCACATGGACGGCGCCCGGCTGTGGAACGCCCACGTCGCGACCGGCACCCCGCTGGCGGAGTACGGCGCCGTCGCCGACACGATGGCGGTCTGCCTGTCCAAGGGCCTCGGCGCCCCGGTCGGCTCGCTGATGGTCGGCAGCGCCGACGCCATGGTCGAGGCGCGGGTGCGCCGCAAGCGGATGGGCGGCGGGATGCGGCAGGTCGGCATCCTGGCCGCGGCCGGGCGGCACGCCCTCGACCACCACCTCGACCGGCTGGCCGACGACCACGAGCACGCCCGGCTGCTGGCCGAGGCCTGCGGCGTCGACCCCGCCGGCGTGGACACCAACATCGTGGTCGTGCCGCACGACGACGCCCCCGACTTCGTCGCTCGCGCCGCCGACGCCGGCGTCCGGGTGGCCACCGTCGGGCCGCGGACGGTGCGCCTGGTGACCCATCTCGGAGTCACGAGGGCCGACGCCGAGAAGGCCGCGGCGGTGCTGGCCGGCCTCTGA
- a CDS encoding discoidin domain-containing protein — translation MTVHCPGCGTPAVDVGRYCTGCGRPRDDAPEVAAPLPSAQPTPVRYPLYAEQPPPAPPSWSQPTETGLPVVPGPAPRPDPAPHRAPRRRRRLLAALLVLGVVALVVALAVTLAVTLGGDDDPSGSERTDASSGDPADLTRRAEASAPTQDADSVDIASGETTTYDASNLLDADPTTAWRVRGAATGTELTFTFEEPVVLTSVGLVNGYAKTSVDSDGTTFDLYAGGRRITAVTWLLDDAPPVRQELDETREPQTLDLGAVTTRTVRLRVESVTEPGAGPAARDTTAISDVAFTGFLD, via the coding sequence GTGACGGTGCACTGCCCCGGTTGCGGCACGCCCGCGGTCGACGTCGGGCGCTACTGCACCGGCTGCGGCCGGCCGCGCGACGACGCCCCCGAGGTCGCCGCCCCGCTGCCGAGCGCGCAGCCCACGCCCGTGCGCTACCCCCTGTACGCCGAGCAGCCGCCGCCGGCGCCCCCCTCCTGGTCGCAGCCCACGGAGACCGGTCTGCCGGTCGTCCCCGGCCCCGCCCCCCGACCTGACCCCGCTCCGCACCGTGCCCCCCGGCGCCGCCGCCGGTTGCTCGCGGCGCTGCTGGTGCTGGGCGTCGTGGCGCTGGTCGTGGCGCTGGCTGTGACGCTGGCCGTCACGCTCGGTGGCGACGACGACCCATCAGGCTCCGAGCGGACGGACGCCTCCTCGGGCGACCCCGCCGACCTCACCCGTCGGGCCGAGGCCTCGGCGCCGACCCAGGACGCCGACAGCGTCGACATCGCCTCCGGCGAGACCACGACGTACGACGCGAGCAACCTGCTCGACGCCGACCCGACGACCGCCTGGCGGGTGCGTGGCGCGGCGACGGGCACGGAGCTGACCTTCACCTTCGAGGAGCCGGTGGTGCTGACCTCGGTGGGACTGGTCAACGGCTACGCGAAGACCTCCGTCGACTCCGACGGCACCACCTTCGACCTCTACGCCGGCGGCCGGCGCATCACCGCGGTCACCTGGCTGCTTGACGACGCTCCCCCGGTGCGCCAGGAGCTGGACGAGACCCGTGAGCCGCAGACGCTCGACCTCGGCGCGGTGACCACGCGCACGGTACGCCTGCGGGTGGAGTCGGTCACCGAGCCCGGCGCGGGTCCGGCGGCCCGCGACACCACCGCGATCAGCGACGTGGCATTCACCGGGTTCCTGGACTGA
- the aroF gene encoding 3-deoxy-7-phosphoheptulonate synthase: MVVVMSPEATDEDVAHVVARVEEVGGEAFVSKGVLRTIIGLVGDIESFHHLNLRTLRGVADVHRISDPYKLVSRQHHSDRSTVWVGPAGHQVPIGPDTFTFLAGPCAVETPSQTLEAAQMAASAGATILRGGAFKPRTSPYAFQGLGLRGLEILADVREATGLPVVTEVVDARDVAVVAEYADMLQVGTRNMANFGLLQAVGDAGKPVLLKRGMTATIEEWLMAAEYVAQRGNLDIVLCERGIRTFEPATRNTLDISAVPVVQATSHLPVIVDPSHAAGRKDLVVPLSRAAIAVGADGIIVDVHPDPETALCDGPQALLGTDLRALASAVRRLPPVVGRVDAGERIRTS; this comes from the coding sequence ATGGTCGTCGTCATGTCTCCCGAGGCCACCGACGAGGACGTGGCGCACGTCGTCGCGCGGGTCGAGGAAGTCGGTGGCGAGGCCTTCGTCAGCAAGGGCGTGCTCCGCACGATCATCGGCCTGGTCGGGGACATCGAGTCCTTCCACCACCTCAACCTGCGCACCCTGCGCGGGGTCGCCGACGTGCACCGGATCTCCGACCCCTACAAGCTGGTCAGCCGTCAGCACCACTCCGACCGGTCCACGGTCTGGGTCGGTCCCGCGGGGCACCAGGTGCCGATCGGTCCCGACACGTTCACGTTCCTGGCCGGACCGTGTGCCGTGGAGACGCCCTCGCAGACCCTCGAGGCAGCGCAGATGGCCGCCTCGGCCGGTGCCACGATCCTGCGCGGCGGCGCGTTCAAGCCGCGCACCTCGCCGTACGCGTTCCAGGGCCTGGGCCTGCGGGGGCTCGAGATCCTCGCCGACGTGCGCGAGGCGACCGGGCTGCCGGTGGTCACCGAGGTCGTGGACGCCCGCGACGTCGCCGTGGTCGCGGAGTACGCCGACATGCTGCAGGTCGGCACCCGCAACATGGCCAACTTCGGGCTGCTGCAGGCCGTGGGCGACGCCGGCAAGCCGGTGCTGCTCAAGCGCGGGATGACCGCGACGATCGAGGAGTGGCTGATGGCGGCCGAGTACGTCGCCCAGCGCGGCAACCTCGACATCGTGCTGTGCGAGCGCGGCATCCGCACCTTCGAGCCCGCCACCCGCAACACCCTCGACATCTCCGCGGTTCCGGTGGTGCAGGCCACCAGCCACCTGCCGGTGATCGTCGACCCCTCGCACGCCGCCGGCCGCAAGGACCTGGTGGTGCCGCTGTCGCGGGCCGCGATCGCGGTCGGCGCCGACGGCATCATCGTCGACGTCCACCCCGACCCCGAGACCGCGCTGTGCGACGGCCCGCAGGCACTGCTCGGCACCGACCTGCGCGCGCTGGCCTCCGCGGTCCGCCGGCTGCCCCCGGTCGTCGGCCGGGTCGACGCCGGTGAGCGCATCCGCACCTCGTGA
- a CDS encoding flavin-containing monooxygenase, which produces MSTTPTDGTTDAAIDTAIDTVIIGAGQSGLATGYHLQRRGLPFVILDAADRVGDGWRHQWDSLRLYSPARYDALPGMAFPAPAWSYPGKDQVADYLESYAQHFDLPVRLRTRVRTLEADGAGGYVVRTDTGDHHCSNVVVATGTFGRTPHVPDLADRLDPSILQLHSSEYRRPGQLRDGPVLVVGASHSGSDIAYEAAATRTTILAGRDCGQIPPRLDTAKMRLLFPVLMLVWNHVLNRRTPVGRRAMPHIRHHGGPMLRVKRSDLADRGVERVTSRVEAVEDGRPVVDGTPRDVATVVWATGFRQTYDWIHLPVLGDDGWPREMRGVATDAPGLFFGGLCFQYSFTSMLLAGAGRDAGHVVDRIAARRRRTSLDAVA; this is translated from the coding sequence ATGAGCACCACCCCCACCGACGGCACCACCGACGCCGCCATCGACACCGCCATCGACACCGTCATCATCGGCGCCGGCCAGTCCGGCCTGGCGACCGGCTACCACCTGCAGCGCCGCGGCCTGCCCTTCGTCATCCTCGACGCCGCCGACCGCGTGGGCGACGGCTGGCGCCACCAGTGGGACTCGCTGCGGCTCTACTCCCCCGCCCGGTACGACGCCCTGCCCGGGATGGCCTTCCCCGCCCCCGCGTGGTCCTACCCCGGCAAGGACCAGGTCGCCGACTACCTCGAGTCCTACGCGCAGCACTTCGACCTCCCGGTCCGGCTGCGCACCCGGGTCCGCACCCTCGAGGCCGACGGGGCGGGAGGCTACGTCGTGCGCACCGACACCGGCGACCACCACTGCAGCAACGTGGTGGTCGCGACCGGGACGTTCGGCCGGACCCCGCACGTCCCCGACCTCGCCGACCGGCTCGACCCGTCCATCCTGCAGCTGCACTCCAGCGAGTACCGCCGCCCCGGCCAGCTCCGTGACGGCCCCGTCCTGGTGGTCGGTGCGAGCCACTCCGGCTCCGACATCGCCTACGAGGCCGCCGCGACCCGCACCACCATCCTGGCCGGCCGGGACTGCGGACAGATCCCGCCCCGGTTGGACACCGCGAAGATGCGCCTGCTCTTCCCGGTGCTGATGCTCGTGTGGAACCACGTGCTCAACCGCCGTACCCCGGTCGGGCGTCGGGCGATGCCCCACATCCGTCACCACGGCGGCCCGATGCTCCGGGTCAAGCGCTCGGACCTCGCGGACCGCGGTGTCGAGCGGGTGACCTCCCGGGTCGAGGCCGTCGAGGACGGGCGCCCGGTCGTCGACGGCACCCCGCGCGACGTGGCCACCGTGGTCTGGGCGACGGGTTTCCGACAGACCTACGACTGGATCCACCTGCCCGTCCTGGGCGACGACGGCTGGCCGCGGGAGATGCGGGGGGTGGCCACCGACGCGCCGGGGCTCTTCTTCGGGGGACTGTGCTTCCAGTACTCGTTCACCTCGATGCTGCTGGCCGGCGCCGGCAGGGACGCCGGCCACGTCGTCGACCGGATCGCCGCGCGCCGGCGTCGTACGAGCCTCGACGCGGTCGCCTGA
- a CDS encoding deoxyribonuclease IV, which yields MNPSDLALRSPIGTHVLVGKGLVAGALADAERLGCETLQVFVGNPRGWALSPGRPAEDEAFRAATAERGVRTFIHSPYLVNLGSPTPKTYENSVAVLAHNLRRAAEIGAEGVVVHTGSYVDPSGDPQGAADRHAAALTQVREGLLPLLEALGEDGPWLLLEPTAGQGRSLCAGVEDLSAYLEVLEHHPRAGICLDTCHVFAAGAPLDEPGGATATLDRVVEIGGPGRLRLVHANDSKDVRGAFKDRHERIGEGHIGTGAFTELFAHPATAGVPFVLETPGSRDDDNPDIALLKQLRADAHAAAVGAP from the coding sequence GTGAACCCGAGCGACCTCGCCCTGCGCAGCCCCATCGGCACCCACGTCCTGGTGGGCAAGGGCCTGGTGGCCGGCGCGCTGGCCGACGCCGAGCGGCTGGGGTGCGAGACGCTGCAGGTCTTCGTGGGCAACCCGCGCGGCTGGGCGCTGAGCCCCGGCAGGCCCGCCGAGGACGAGGCGTTCCGCGCGGCGACCGCCGAGCGCGGCGTCCGCACCTTCATCCACTCCCCCTACCTGGTCAACCTCGGCTCGCCCACCCCGAAGACCTACGAGAACAGCGTCGCGGTGCTCGCGCACAACCTGCGCCGCGCCGCCGAGATCGGTGCGGAGGGTGTCGTCGTGCACACCGGTTCGTACGTCGACCCCTCGGGCGACCCCCAGGGCGCGGCCGACCGGCACGCGGCCGCGCTGACCCAGGTCCGCGAGGGGCTCCTGCCGCTGCTGGAGGCCCTGGGCGAGGACGGGCCGTGGCTGCTGCTCGAGCCGACCGCGGGCCAGGGCCGGTCGCTGTGCGCCGGTGTCGAGGACCTGTCCGCCTACCTCGAGGTGCTGGAGCACCACCCGCGCGCGGGCATCTGCCTCGACACCTGCCACGTGTTCGCCGCCGGCGCGCCGCTCGACGAGCCCGGAGGCGCCACCGCGACCCTCGACCGGGTCGTGGAGATCGGCGGCCCGGGCCGGTTGCGGCTGGTGCACGCCAACGACTCCAAGGACGTGCGCGGGGCGTTCAAGGACCGCCACGAGCGGATCGGCGAGGGCCACATCGGCACCGGTGCCTTCACCGAGCTCTTCGCCCACCCGGCCACCGCCGGGGTGCCGTTCGTGCTGGAGACACCCGGGTCGCGCGACGACGACAACCCCGACATCGCGCTGCTCAAGCAGCTGCGCGCCGACGCCCACGCGGCAGCGGTGGGCGCCCCGTGA
- the pknB gene encoding Stk1 family PASTA domain-containing Ser/Thr kinase, protein MPPDRHPHEDVRPARQGTSGPASDPMTGRLLDGRYRIGPRIARGGMASVYEATDLRLDRVVAVKVMHVGLGDDEEFAARFVREARAAARLTHPHVVAVYDQGADDGTVFLAMELIEGHTLRDVIAKEAPMSPARVLALVEPVVSALAAAHRAGIVHRDVKPENVLIADDGRVKVADFGLAKAVGTDTQHTATGGVLIGTVSYLAPELVSEGISDARADVYAVGVLLYELLTGVKPHEGESPIQVAYKHVHEDVAPPSVRVPGLPGYVDALVARATARDRSLRPSDAGVLLHHLHRVSHALAEGVREDPELTQDLAPLLLHPDTGAPVIEEPVPATGPGAGPGPAGAVAAAYGSDEEPTSFLRASTPPPPHAAASTAPTVPRRGRRWRGPLLVLLALLLASTLGLGAWWFGWARYTTVPSVLEQNRTSAVAELEDAGFEVVVGDGVFSNKVPEGRVVSADPGAGSRALEGDEVTIVLSLGVELYPVPKLVGRTLEDAEAALGEVQLEVGRVKEKFSEKIPAGQVVRSTPARGKELRPGAAVDLVVSKGRKPVNVGDWVGRSADEAERTLARKGLVVERASEVFSDDVAEGDVVAQEPAGGSLFKGDTVTLTVSKGPELVEVPGVRAQGVDSARSELEALGFVVEVKNISDYLGLGYVFRTDPGAGTLVPKGSTITLYLV, encoded by the coding sequence GTGCCGCCAGACCGGCACCCGCACGAGGACGTCCGGCCGGCCCGCCAGGGCACGTCCGGCCCCGCGAGCGACCCCATGACCGGGCGGCTGCTCGACGGTCGCTACCGGATCGGGCCGCGCATCGCCCGCGGCGGGATGGCCAGCGTCTACGAGGCCACCGACCTGCGCCTGGACCGGGTGGTGGCGGTCAAGGTGATGCACGTCGGCCTGGGCGACGACGAGGAGTTCGCGGCCCGCTTCGTGCGCGAGGCCCGCGCCGCTGCCCGACTGACCCACCCCCACGTGGTCGCCGTCTACGACCAGGGCGCCGACGACGGCACCGTGTTCCTGGCCATGGAGCTCATCGAGGGGCACACGCTGCGCGACGTCATCGCCAAGGAGGCCCCGATGTCGCCCGCGCGGGTGCTCGCGCTCGTCGAGCCGGTGGTCTCGGCGCTGGCCGCCGCGCACCGCGCCGGCATCGTGCACCGCGACGTCAAGCCCGAGAACGTCCTGATCGCCGACGACGGTCGGGTGAAGGTCGCCGACTTCGGCCTCGCCAAGGCGGTCGGCACCGACACCCAGCACACCGCGACCGGTGGCGTCCTCATCGGCACCGTCTCCTACCTCGCACCCGAGCTCGTCTCCGAGGGGATCAGCGACGCCCGCGCCGACGTGTACGCCGTCGGGGTCCTGCTCTACGAGCTGCTCACCGGCGTCAAGCCGCACGAGGGCGAGAGCCCGATCCAGGTCGCCTACAAGCACGTGCACGAGGACGTCGCCCCGCCGTCGGTGCGGGTGCCCGGGCTGCCCGGGTACGTCGACGCGCTGGTGGCCCGGGCCACGGCCCGGGACCGCAGCCTGCGCCCCTCCGACGCCGGTGTGCTGCTGCACCACCTCCACCGGGTCTCCCACGCTCTCGCCGAGGGCGTGCGGGAGGACCCGGAGCTGACCCAGGACCTCGCCCCGTTGCTGCTGCACCCCGACACCGGCGCCCCCGTCATCGAGGAGCCCGTGCCGGCGACCGGCCCCGGCGCCGGCCCCGGACCCGCCGGCGCCGTGGCTGCGGCGTACGGGAGCGACGAGGAGCCGACCTCGTTCCTGCGCGCGAGCACCCCGCCGCCCCCGCACGCCGCCGCGTCGACGGCCCCGACCGTCCCTCGGCGCGGGCGCCGCTGGCGCGGACCGTTGCTGGTCCTGCTGGCCCTGCTGCTGGCCAGCACCCTCGGACTGGGTGCCTGGTGGTTCGGGTGGGCGCGCTACACGACGGTGCCCAGCGTGCTCGAGCAGAACCGGACCTCGGCGGTCGCCGAGCTGGAGGACGCGGGCTTCGAGGTCGTGGTCGGTGACGGCGTCTTCAGCAACAAGGTGCCCGAGGGTCGCGTCGTCAGCGCCGACCCCGGTGCGGGCAGCCGGGCGCTCGAGGGCGACGAGGTCACGATCGTGCTGAGCCTCGGCGTCGAGCTCTACCCCGTGCCGAAGCTGGTCGGGCGCACCCTCGAGGACGCCGAGGCGGCGCTGGGCGAGGTGCAGCTCGAGGTCGGCAGGGTCAAGGAGAAGTTCTCCGAGAAGATCCCCGCCGGCCAGGTCGTGCGCAGCACACCCGCTCGCGGCAAGGAGCTGCGGCCCGGCGCCGCGGTCGACCTCGTCGTGAGCAAGGGCCGCAAGCCGGTCAACGTGGGCGACTGGGTCGGCAGGTCCGCGGACGAGGCCGAACGCACCCTCGCGCGCAAGGGCCTGGTCGTCGAGCGTGCCTCCGAGGTCTTCTCCGACGACGTCGCCGAGGGCGACGTCGTGGCGCAGGAGCCCGCCGGCGGATCACTGTTCAAGGGCGACACCGTGACGCTCACCGTCTCGAAGGGCCCCGAGCTCGTCGAGGTGCCCGGGGTCCGCGCCCAGGGCGTCGACTCGGCCCGTTCCGAGCTGGAGGCCCTCGGCTTCGTCGTGGAGGTCAAGAACATCAGCGACTACCTCGGCCTCGGCTACGTGTTCCGCACCGACCCCGGCGCCGGCACGCTGGTCCCCAAGGGCTCCACCATCACCCTCTACCTCGTCTGA
- a CDS encoding helix-turn-helix domain-containing protein, whose translation MSVTRLEQARADFERGDWAAAHAAWAATSPESMSTSDLGDLATAAELVGRHAETVAALQRAFTRSHDAADLPAAVRYAFRLAMNTAAHGQPALSAGWAARAEGLVAELDEAAAEHGWVAFLRMFRALGAGAFAEAGACADRVTEAGHRLRDPDLVAMGTCAQGRIAMYAGRVPAGLALLDEAMVRVVAGEASPVIAGHVYCTAIEGCQEVGDLARVAEWTAALEQWCTRQPGLLAFTGQCSVHRGQLMRLHGQWGGALAELELACRRYEQVQAPDAAGAASYERGEVLRLQGDHTAAEEAYALAADRGYDPQPGLALLWVDRGRTAAARAAVGRLLDETGGPVQRSRLLPAAVEVLLECAEHQRARELVDELDRLAEDFGCAGLLAAAAAAHGAVELAAGDAAGALPYLRKASTAWAALGCPYEVGRVRVQVSRALEALGDRESSLAELDAARRTFTGLGAGPALAEVDRLRHPQVLPGSLTAREVEVLALVAVGHSNAQIAAELVLSEKTVARHLSNIFTKLGVGSRTAAAAFAYEHDLV comes from the coding sequence ATGAGCGTGACCCGGTTGGAGCAGGCCCGCGCCGACTTCGAGCGCGGCGACTGGGCAGCGGCGCACGCCGCCTGGGCAGCGACCTCCCCCGAGTCGATGTCGACGTCCGACCTCGGCGACCTCGCCACCGCTGCGGAGCTGGTGGGCCGGCACGCCGAGACGGTGGCGGCGCTGCAGCGGGCCTTCACCCGCAGCCACGACGCGGCCGACCTGCCCGCGGCCGTGCGGTACGCCTTCCGGCTGGCGATGAACACGGCCGCGCACGGACAGCCTGCCCTGTCGGCCGGGTGGGCGGCCCGGGCGGAGGGGCTCGTCGCGGAGCTGGACGAGGCAGCGGCCGAGCACGGCTGGGTCGCGTTCCTGCGGATGTTCCGAGCCCTGGGCGCCGGGGCCTTCGCGGAGGCCGGCGCCTGCGCGGACCGGGTCACCGAGGCCGGGCACCGCCTCCGCGACCCCGACCTGGTCGCCATGGGCACCTGTGCGCAGGGGCGGATCGCGATGTATGCCGGCCGGGTTCCCGCCGGCCTGGCCCTGCTCGACGAGGCCATGGTGCGGGTGGTGGCGGGCGAGGCGTCGCCGGTGATCGCGGGCCACGTCTACTGCACGGCGATCGAGGGGTGCCAGGAGGTCGGTGACCTCGCCCGGGTGGCGGAGTGGACCGCCGCGCTGGAGCAGTGGTGCACCCGGCAACCGGGGCTGCTGGCCTTCACCGGCCAGTGCTCCGTGCACCGCGGCCAGCTGATGCGCCTGCACGGGCAGTGGGGCGGGGCGCTCGCCGAGCTCGAGCTCGCCTGCCGGCGCTACGAGCAGGTGCAGGCACCCGACGCCGCCGGGGCGGCGTCGTACGAGCGAGGGGAGGTGCTGCGCCTGCAGGGCGACCACACGGCGGCCGAGGAGGCCTACGCCCTGGCGGCGGACCGGGGCTACGACCCGCAACCGGGGCTGGCGCTGCTGTGGGTCGACCGCGGACGCACCGCGGCCGCCCGGGCGGCGGTCGGACGGCTGCTGGACGAGACCGGCGGGCCGGTCCAGCGCTCCCGGCTGCTGCCGGCCGCGGTGGAGGTGCTGCTCGAGTGCGCGGAGCACCAGCGGGCCCGGGAGCTGGTCGACGAGCTGGACCGGCTCGCCGAGGACTTCGGCTGCGCAGGGCTGCTCGCCGCGGCCGCGGCCGCGCACGGCGCCGTCGAGCTGGCGGCAGGTGACGCCGCCGGCGCCCTGCCCTACCTGCGCAAGGCGTCCACCGCCTGGGCGGCCCTCGGCTGTCCCTACGAGGTCGGCCGGGTGCGGGTGCAGGTGTCCCGTGCCCTGGAGGCGCTGGGCGACCGCGAGTCGTCGCTGGCCGAGCTGGACGCCGCCCGCCGCACCTTCACCGGGCTCGGCGCGGGTCCGGCGCTCGCCGAGGTGGACCGGCTGCGGCACCCGCAGGTCCTGCCCGGCAGCCTGACCGCACGCGAGGTCGAGGTGCTGGCCCTGGTCGCGGTCGGGCACAGCAACGCGCAGATCGCAGCCGAGCTGGTGCTCAGCGAGAAGACCGTGGCCCGGCACCTGAGCAACATCTTCACCAAGCTCGGCGTGGGCTCCCGCACCGCGGCCGCTGCGTTCGCCTACGAGCACGACCTGGTCTGA
- a CDS encoding DMT family transporter has protein sequence MSPAGAVVSRRTSLLATLALLGMTASWGSTFFLIKDLLERVPTLDFLAVRFAIATLAMVIVAPRAVSRLSRESRRHAMVLGLVYGLAQILQTAGLAHTPASVSGFITGMYVVLTPLLAAVLLRTRIGAMTWTAVALATGGLAVLSLDGLSVGYGEAITFVSAILYALHIVGLGAWSDARQALGMSIVQIGVIAVVCTVATAPDGIVLPQTGGDWASVVYMALVAGALALLGQTWAQAHLSPTRTAVIMSMEPVFAATFAVWLGGEATTSRMIGGGLMVLTAMLVVELRPPRSQGPGGPHPDPDDGPIEGQVPHIAV, from the coding sequence GTGAGCCCCGCGGGCGCCGTCGTCAGCCGGCGCACGTCGCTGCTGGCCACCCTCGCGCTGCTGGGGATGACGGCGAGCTGGGGCAGCACCTTCTTCCTCATCAAGGACCTGCTCGAGCGGGTGCCGACCCTGGACTTCCTGGCCGTCCGGTTCGCGATCGCCACGCTCGCCATGGTGATCGTCGCGCCGCGAGCGGTGAGCCGGCTCTCGCGCGAGTCCCGGCGCCACGCGATGGTGCTGGGCCTGGTCTACGGCCTGGCCCAGATCCTGCAGACCGCGGGGCTGGCGCACACCCCGGCCAGCGTCTCGGGCTTCATCACCGGCATGTACGTCGTGCTCACCCCGCTGCTGGCGGCCGTGCTGCTGCGCACCCGGATCGGTGCGATGACGTGGACCGCGGTGGCGCTGGCCACCGGTGGCCTCGCGGTGCTGAGCCTCGACGGGCTCTCGGTCGGCTACGGCGAGGCGATCACGTTCGTCTCCGCGATCCTCTACGCCCTGCACATCGTCGGCCTCGGCGCCTGGTCCGACGCCCGCCAGGCGCTGGGCATGTCGATCGTGCAGATCGGGGTGATCGCGGTGGTGTGCACGGTGGCCACCGCCCCCGACGGGATCGTGCTCCCGCAGACCGGCGGCGACTGGGCCTCGGTGGTCTACATGGCCCTGGTCGCCGGCGCGCTGGCGCTGCTCGGCCAGACCTGGGCGCAGGCGCACCTGTCCCCCACGCGCACGGCGGTCATCATGAGCATGGAGCCGGTCTTCGCCGCCACCTTCGCGGTCTGGCTCGGCGGGGAGGCCACGACGTCGAGGATGATCGGCGGCGGGCTGATGGTGCTCACCGCGATGCTCGTCGTCGAGCTGCGCCCGCCCCGCTCCCAGGGTCCCGGCGGCCCGCACCCCGACCCCGACGACGGCCCGATCGAGGGCCAGGTGCCGCACATCGCGGTCTGA
- a CDS encoding Rv2175c family DNA-binding protein: MDETTLAEQDLAALVDDWIDWAEAAKRLEVSVSKVRTMIRTHELAAAVPVAGEGQKIPAAFIDEELRLPVKGLPGLLTMLHDGRFDDRECIAWLFLDLGLPGRPIDALRENRGSEVKRRAQAMAL, encoded by the coding sequence ATGGACGAGACAACCCTGGCCGAGCAGGACCTGGCCGCCCTGGTCGACGACTGGATCGATTGGGCCGAGGCCGCCAAGCGCCTCGAGGTGAGCGTGAGCAAGGTCCGCACGATGATCCGCACCCATGAGCTGGCCGCTGCAGTGCCCGTGGCGGGCGAGGGACAGAAGATCCCCGCTGCCTTCATCGACGAGGAGCTGAGGCTCCCGGTCAAGGGGCTGCCCGGTCTGCTCACCATGCTGCACGACGGACGCTTCGACGACCGCGAGTGCATCGCCTGGCTCTTCCTCGACCTCGGTCTGCCCGGCCGCCCGATCGACGCGCTGCGGGAGAACCGCGGCTCCGAGGTCAAGCGCCGCGCCCAGGCGATGGCCCTCTAG
- a CDS encoding dihydrofolate reductase family protein, translating into MRTLTFAMNVSLDGYIATPGDDLGWGVPSDELFQWWSDRVAATDVALYGRRLWESMSSHWPTADQQPGATPAQIQFARRWRDLPKVVFSSTTGVAVDWNARLVTADAVTEIARLKAEAGGTIDVGGATLAAAAVRAGLVDEYVLVTHPVLVGGGTPFFPVLGTWVHLDLVETRAFPGGVLMTRYETGR; encoded by the coding sequence ATGCGCACACTGACCTTCGCGATGAACGTGAGCCTGGACGGCTACATCGCCACGCCGGGCGACGACCTGGGCTGGGGCGTGCCGAGCGACGAGCTGTTCCAGTGGTGGTCCGACCGGGTCGCGGCGACGGACGTGGCGCTGTACGGGCGCCGGTTGTGGGAGTCGATGAGCTCCCACTGGCCCACCGCCGACCAGCAGCCCGGCGCGACACCGGCGCAGATCCAGTTCGCCCGCCGCTGGCGGGACCTGCCGAAGGTGGTGTTCTCGTCGACGACCGGCGTCGCGGTCGACTGGAACGCCCGCCTCGTCACCGCCGACGCCGTCACCGAGATCGCCCGGCTCAAGGCGGAGGCGGGAGGCACGATCGACGTCGGCGGCGCCACCCTCGCCGCCGCGGCCGTGCGGGCCGGGCTGGTCGACGAGTACGTGCTCGTCACGCACCCGGTCCTGGTGGGCGGCGGCACGCCGTTCTTCCCGGTCCTGGGCACCTGGGTGCACCTGGACCTGGTGGAGACCCGGGCGTTCCCCGGCGGCGTGCTGATGACCAGGTACGAGACCGGGCGCTGA